In Methanofollis aquaemaris, the genomic window AGTATCGAACTCGGCCTCCTCGGGTCCGATGAGGGTGTCCCCGCTCTCGACCGCAGCCAGATACCGGTGGATGAGCATCCTGGCTGTCATATCGATCATTTCGGCATCGCTGGAAACGACTGTCCAGTCGATATGCACATCCTTTGGGGCCTCGGCCCCGGGCTGCTGGGTCAACAGCCAGGTCACCGTCTCCATCGAGAGGGAGAGTTCATCTGCGATCTGCTCCTGGCTATGCCCTTCGGAGAGGAGGAGCCGTGCCTTGTTGATCAGTTCGTCGAGGGAAGACATACCAAATTGGTCTGCGGACGGGTATATAACAGTTTGCGAAATCAAGGCGCTGTCCTGGATTTTCTGAAATAATGGAGATTTTCTGGCCGTTCCACAACATCCGGGATCATTTTCGCCAGTTCGTCCGCCTGAAAAAGATTGTCTGATGGCCCCTGAGCCTCACCGGCGTTTCCGCCTCACTTCGGCACCGCAGACCGGGCACTCGCCGGGCTCGTCGTAATACCGCCCGCACCCGGCGCACCGGTACTTCCACTTCACCTTCTTTGCCCGCCGCTGCTGGATCGGGTGAGTTTCGACCCCCAGGTTGATCGCCGCGTTCTGGACAGCGAAGTCGTCGGTGTACAGCACGCCCTCCAGGTCGCGGGCCAGGGCCAGCACCTCAAGGTCGGTCGGGGAGAGAACACTGATGTCCCGACTCAGTCCGGCTGCCGCCTCCGCGGCCCGCCGCGCCTCGGGCGAGGGCTCGGTCACGGTCAGGCCGGTAGCCAGCAGCGTCTCGTACCGACACTTTGCCCTGAGGTCGACGAGTTCGGCCACGACCCGCGGGGTGGTGTAGATCTCGCCCTCGTAGGGCCGGTCCACGAAGAAGGCGGTGGCGTCCAGGATAATTTTCATGCCGAGAACACCGCCGGAGAGGTGCCCGAGACCGTGACCTCACGGCCGAAGCGGGCAAGGAGTGCGCAGGCTGTTGCCGCGTGGCTGGAGAGGGCGGGAGCGGTGTACCGCCCGCCGGCCCGGGCCAGATAGATAAGGAGCTGGTCGGC contains:
- a CDS encoding NOB1 family endonuclease; this translates as MKIILDATAFFVDRPYEGEIYTTPRVVAELVDLRAKCRYETLLATGLTVTEPSPEARRAAEAAAGLSRDISVLSPTDLEVLALARDLEGVLYTDDFAVQNAAINLGVETHPIQQRRAKKVKWKYRCAGCGRYYDEPGECPVCGAEVRRKRR